One region of Chlorobiota bacterium genomic DNA includes:
- a CDS encoding DUF3574 domain-containing protein codes for MKPTFSPVAMFALLACVVAGACRSSESTIAPVGGKPFDGVQAVRTELYFGMRKRDNGVVGLRDWRKFVDSLITPRFPKGLTTIDANGQYQMADGKIKVEMAKVVLLIHDDTPAQSNAIDSIRKEYCAMYDQESVLRVSQYVWVSF; via the coding sequence ATGAAACCAACATTCTCTCCGGTCGCCATGTTCGCGCTGCTTGCTTGTGTCGTGGCGGGGGCGTGCCGTTCATCGGAATCCACCATTGCGCCGGTTGGCGGCAAACCGTTCGACGGCGTGCAAGCGGTGCGGACCGAACTCTACTTTGGCATGAGGAAGCGGGACAACGGAGTGGTGGGGTTGCGTGACTGGCGCAAATTTGTGGACAGCCTTATCACCCCGCGCTTCCCCAAAGGCTTGACAACGATTGATGCCAACGGCCAGTACCAAATGGCCGATGGGAAGATCAAAGTGGAGATGGCCAAAGTGGTCCTGCTGATCCACGACGACACCCCCGCGCAAAGCAACGCCATTGACTCCATCCGCAAGGAGTATTGCGCCATGTATGACCAAGAATCGGTGCTGCGCGTAAGCCAGTATGTGTGGGTCTCCTTCTGA
- a CDS encoding HPr family phosphocarrier protein, translating into MLAKTVTVRNRAGIHTRPAATIVKKASQYRCEFFIVKDGFRINGKSIIGVMTLAAEQGSELQLEFDGPDEAAAAADLVDYFERRFDEEF; encoded by the coding sequence ATGCTGGCAAAGACCGTCACCGTCCGCAATCGCGCCGGGATTCATACGCGCCCGGCGGCCACCATCGTGAAGAAGGCATCGCAGTACCGGTGCGAGTTCTTCATCGTGAAAGATGGCTTCCGAATCAACGGCAAAAGCATCATCGGGGTGATGACGCTTGCCGCCGAGCAAGGCTCCGAACTCCAACTTGAGTTCGACGGCCCCGACGAAGCCGCCGCCGCTGCCGACCTTGTTGACTACTTCGAGCGGAGGTTCGACGAGGAGTTCTAA
- a CDS encoding lipopolysaccharide biosynthesis protein — MQLSKHIGTAAWSAADKALYVLIGLAFILPQKVIGEHNWGVATLAQAGLTIIYMLSDGFALQALVNFGMTESRRRQALTVSALLHCGFITLCTSAIYFGRAWWAGLLNEPDLIPTLELFPYVALGFLLRNYFLKVSQLHIDTRATFLIDAAWIGTTVLLVLHGWMNAWMNTAQDMMLISAVSAGASSLVGLMLYARHLRFARTIDRELFGQMIRFGRTQMLSAGTLALQTQGDYLLLKLFVSSSVVGNYDAAKKLFRGFEALRDAGSLFVYPAVARLKSQGREGEMVLLVEKMIGFMTLLAVPVAVAVWIGPTPQLFDLIYRGKYQQAAFLFQLMCLAGLAIPFSMNINVLNGLSQARALLRVILMSAGIFFLSGLILVPLLGVHGMAITIVVSYGALGFFSTRAVKKHVPFSIRGAFGRWRDAVEFIRRQWRKKGGELNK, encoded by the coding sequence TTGCAACTCTCCAAACATATCGGGACCGCTGCGTGGTCTGCCGCCGATAAAGCCTTGTACGTGCTGATCGGCCTTGCCTTCATTCTGCCGCAGAAGGTGATTGGCGAACACAATTGGGGGGTGGCAACGCTGGCGCAAGCGGGGCTAACCATCATCTACATGCTTTCCGACGGGTTTGCGTTGCAGGCGTTGGTGAATTTTGGGATGACCGAATCGCGCCGCCGCCAAGCCCTTACCGTCTCGGCCTTGCTCCATTGTGGGTTTATCACCCTCTGCACCTCTGCCATTTATTTCGGGCGGGCCTGGTGGGCCGGGTTGCTGAACGAGCCGGACCTGATCCCCACGCTGGAATTGTTCCCCTACGTCGCGCTTGGATTCCTTCTGCGGAACTACTTCCTGAAAGTCTCACAACTCCACATTGATACCCGCGCCACCTTCCTGATTGATGCTGCTTGGATTGGGACCACGGTGCTGCTGGTGCTCCATGGCTGGATGAACGCCTGGATGAACACCGCCCAGGATATGATGCTGATTAGCGCGGTATCCGCCGGGGCTTCCTCGCTGGTGGGGCTGATGCTGTACGCCCGCCATCTCCGGTTTGCCCGCACGATTGACCGCGAGCTGTTTGGCCAGATGATCCGTTTTGGCCGAACCCAGATGCTTTCGGCGGGGACGCTGGCCTTGCAGACCCAGGGGGATTATCTTCTGCTGAAGCTCTTCGTAAGCTCCTCGGTGGTGGGCAACTATGATGCCGCAAAGAAACTGTTCCGCGGGTTCGAGGCCTTGCGCGATGCGGGGTCGCTGTTTGTTTATCCCGCCGTTGCGCGGCTGAAATCGCAGGGGAGGGAAGGGGAGATGGTCCTGCTGGTGGAGAAGATGATCGGCTTTATGACGCTGCTTGCCGTGCCGGTGGCGGTGGCGGTGTGGATTGGTCCAACGCCGCAGCTGTTCGATCTGATCTACCGTGGGAAGTACCAGCAAGCGGCATTCCTTTTCCAGCTGATGTGCCTTGCCGGGCTGGCAATCCCTTTCAGCATGAACATCAACGTGCTGAACGGCCTTAGCCAAGCCCGTGCGCTGCTGCGGGTGATCCTGATGTCGGCCGGGATATTCTTCCTGAGCGGGCTGATTCTGGTCCCACTGCTTGGGGTCCATGGAATGGCGATCACCATTGTGGTAAGCTATGGCGCGTTGGGTTTTTTCAGCACCCGCGCCGTGAAGAAGCACGTTCCCTTCAGCATCCGCGGAGCCTTTGGCCGCTGGCGCGACGCAGTGGAGTTCATCCGGCGGCAATGGAGGAAAAAGGGTGGGGAACTAAACAAATAG